From the Pseudodesulfovibrio indicus genome, the window TTGGAGAATGTTGATCACTCTTCAAACTCGTTATTAAACGGGCTGTGATTTCGTGATCTTATTTGCTCAACTCGCTATTTAATTGTCAAAGACCATTTCGTCTTTTTCTCAAAGAACGTCCCGCCCTCAGGCAGGAAGGGGAAACTATGCTTTTGCGTCGCCCCCGTCAACACCTTTTTTCAACTTTTTTCAGGTTGGTCAGTTGGTGTTAACCATTCAAAATATTTGAGAAAGAACAAGCCGCTCGGGGTCACGTTCGGGGTGTTCCCCAGCGGCGAAGAGGAGTTCTAGGTGAAACCCCTCCACAGGTCAAGCGCTTTTTTCGAGAAAATCGACGCTTCTTCTCAACATACTGATTTTACAATCATAATTGTCGCACCTTTCCACACGCCCTGTGAAACGCATTGAGGAGACCCATTCATTATATATAGGTACGTTCCCGGACCGGAACCGGACGCCCCCCCCTCGCTCCCCCCGGGGAACTCTGCTATGGTCCCTCTCACAAACCAAAGGAGCACCCCATGCGCACACTGTATACCGCCCTCTTCCTGATCCTCGCCCTGGCCCTGGCCGCGCCCGCCGCCCAGGCCGCCGACATCGAACCGCCGTCCGGCTGGAAACAGGAGGGCCCGGAGGCGCACGCCGAACGGTTCCTCGACCTGATGGTCCAGGGCCAGCTCGACAACGCCTTCAACGCCCTGCTCGGCAACGCCAAGACCGACGCCATGGACAAGCTCAAGTTCGAGATCTACAGCGAGTACAAGAAGAACGGCAAGCCGCTGGGCTACGAACAGGTGCTCAAGCAGCATGCGGGCAAGACCGTGCTCCGGCTGCGCTATATCCTGCTCTTCCCCAACCTGCCCAAGACCTTCGACATCTACTACTACAACCCCGACGGCCGGGGATGGAAGCTGCGCACCTTCTCCTACGTCAAGGACATCAAGCAGCTGTTCAAGGATTAGCAGGGCATAGCCCCCGCACCCGTCGCGCCGCCGGGAGGCGCACCCCTTCCTAGCGCCCGTAGATCAAGGGCAGGACCCAGCCCAGCCAGCCGGTCATGAGCAGCGCGCCCAGCACGTTGAGGACGAGCCCCATGCCGAGCATGCGCGTCAGCGACGCGCCCCGCATCTCGCCGAAGGCCAGGGCGTTGGAGGTGGTGGCGATGGGGGTCATGAAGGCGCAGGTGGAGGCCACCCCCACCCCGATCATCAACGGCAGCGGGTCCATGGCGTGTCCCTTGGCCGCATAGAAGGCGATGGTGAAGAAGGCGGCCACCACCGCGGTGTTCGACAGCACCTCGGTCAGGAAGATGACCGCCAGGATGGTCAGGAGGAAGAGCGTCCACGGGGACATGTCTCCCCTGAGCAGTTCCCCGGCCAGGACCACGGCCCGTTTGTCCAGCCCGGTCCAGTGGACCACGCCGAACAGGACCGCCAGGGCCAGGATGAAGATCAGCCCCCGGCGCGGCACGGACTTAAGCAGGTCGCCGGGCGCGAGCAGCGGGCCGGAGCGCGCAAGCCCGTCGGGCGCGGGCCGGACAAAGAGCAGATACAGGAACAGCCCGGCGAACAGCAGCGCGGCCACGGGCGAGAGCGGCGCGAACCACGCCAGGTTCTCGCGGGCCACGGCCTCCAGCACCCAATATCCCATGTACAGCCAGAACAGCCGCGCCCCGTATCGCTGTCGGGCGTCGGCCCTCTCTCCGGCGCCCAGGCAGGCCATGTCCGCCACGACGTGGCGGGCCGCGCCGGGCAGCCCCAGCCCCGCGGCCACGAACCAGGCGGCCAGCACAAAGGCGACCACCAGCGGCACGGACCACAGGAACCAGTTGAAGAAGGTGA encodes:
- a CDS encoding SLC13 family permease; the protein is MEPLTDVTAYLWHRLPLILLFGCGYLVYQLMAATRITDGFVSWALRRSRGRASLVLFYVIAASAALSSFIPNTITVLTLIPVLKRLDRDFARQGVGGMTTVLMCSAIYGAAIGGMGSMIGSPANAVLFAALDLFDVAGRDRITFFNWFLWSVPLVVAFVLAAWFVAAGLGLPGAARHVVADMACLGAGERADARQRYGARLFWLYMGYWVLEAVARENLAWFAPLSPVAALLFAGLFLYLLFVRPAPDGLARSGPLLAPGDLLKSVPRRGLIFILALAVLFGVVHWTGLDKRAVVLAGELLRGDMSPWTLFLLTILAVIFLTEVLSNTAVVAAFFTIAFYAAKGHAMDPLPLMIGVGVASTCAFMTPIATTSNALAFGEMRGASLTRMLGMGLVLNVLGALLMTGWLGWVLPLIYGR